Proteins encoded by one window of Musa acuminata AAA Group cultivar baxijiao chromosome BXJ2-9, Cavendish_Baxijiao_AAA, whole genome shotgun sequence:
- the LOC103999092 gene encoding soluble inorganic pyrophosphatase 6, chloroplastic, with protein MAATVSATRFTAVAAGALRGLRWRSSPPDHHALLFSKRPGAVSLNHRRRFVAPSALHKADIQAKDEGQPETLDYRVFFLDGSGKKISPWHDVPLHLGDGVFNFVVEIPKETSAKMEVATDEPYTPIKQDTKKGKLRYYPYNINWNYGLLPQTWEDPSFANAEVEGALGDNDPVDVVEIGERQAKIGEILKVKPLAALAMIDEGELDWKIVAISLDDPRASLVNDADDVEKHFLGTLTAIRDWFRDYKIPDGKPANRFGLGNKAANKDYALKVITETNESWAKLMKRSVAAGELSLV; from the exons ATGGCGGCTACCGTATCCGCCACCCGCTTCACCGCCGTAGCCGCCGGTGCTCTCCGGGGACTGCGGTGGCGAAGCTCCCCTCCGGATCATCACGCCTTGCTATTCTCCAAGAGGCCTGGAGCCGTCTCACTCAATCACCGGCGCCGCTTCGTCGCCCCGTCCGCCCTCCACAAGGCCGACATCCAGGCCAAGGACGAGGGCCAGCCGGAGACCCTCGACTACCGGGTCTTCTTCCTCGACGGCTCCGGCAAGAAGATCTCGCCGTGGCACGATGTGCCCTTGCACTTGGGCGACGGGGTCTTCAACTTCGTGGTGGAGATCCCCAAGGAGACGAGTGCGAAGATGGAGGTGGCCACCGACGAGCCGTACACGCCTATAAAGCAGGACACCAAGAAAGGGAAGCTTCGATACTACCC GTACAACATAAACTGGAACTATGGATTACTTCCACAGACGTGGGAAGACCCATCTTTTGCTAATGCAGAAGTCGAAGGGGCTTTGGGAGATAATGATCCAG TTGATGTTGTTGAGATAGGTGAAAGACAGGCTAAGATTGGTGAGATTCTCAAGGTGAAGCCCTTGGCTGCTTTAGCTATGATTGACGAAGGGGAGCTTGACTGGAAGATTGTTGCTATTTCATTGGATGATCCTCGAGCTTCACTTGTAAATGATGCTGATGATGTCGAGAAACATTTCCTG GGAACTCTTACTGCTATAAGAGACTGGTTCAGAGACTACAAGATACCGGATGGAAAGCCTGCTAATAGATTTGGTCTTGGCAACAAAGCTGCAAACAAG GATTATGCTTTGAAGGTTATTACCGAGACAAACGAGTCATGGGCTAAATTGATGAAAAGATCGGTTGCTGCTGGAGAACTGTCACTGGTATGA
- the LOC135623674 gene encoding ADP-ribosylation factor-like protein 2 has translation MGLLSIIRKIKKKEKEMRILMVGLDNSGKTTIVLKVNGEDTSVISPTLGFNIKTIKYQKYSLNIWDVGGQKTIRSYWRNYFEQTDGLVWVVDSSDVRRLDDCRSELENLLKEERLSGASLLIFANKQDIQGALKPADIVKVLNLDAMDKTRHWQIVGCSAYTGEGLLKGFDWLVQDIASRIYMLD, from the exons ATGGGGCTTCTTAGCATCATAAGGAAGAttaagaagaaagagaaggagatGCGAATCCTCATGGT GGGACTGGACAACTCCGGGAAGACTACCATCGTCTTGAAGGTCAATGGCGAGGACACCAGCGTCATCAGCCCCACCTTGGGCTTCAATATCAAGACCATCAAGTACCAAAA GTACTCCCTCAACATATGGGATGTTGGCGGTCAGAAAACTATTAGGTCCTACTGGCGGAACTACTTCGAGCAGACGGATGGCCTGGTGTGGGTCGTTGACAGCTCTGATGTGCGGAGATTGGATGATTGCAGGTCGGAGCTTGAGAATCTTTTGAAAGAAGAG AGGTTATCAGGGGCATCTTTGTTGATCTTTGCAAATAAGCAGGATATCCAAGGTGCTCTCAAGCCAGCAGATATAGTCAAA GTACTAAATTTAGATGCCATGGACAAAACCAGGCATTGGCAAATTGTGGGATGTAGTGCCTATACCGGGGAAGGTTTGCTCAAGGGATTTGATTGGCTGGTGCAAGATATTGCTTCTCGGATATATATGCTCGACTGA
- the LOC135623671 gene encoding cysteine desulfurase, mitochondrial-like — translation MANAAASRLLRRALNPAVARRRFSTAAVAAEIPPSPLPSAPGEEEAGMVSMKGVRISGRPLYLDMQATTPVDPRVLDAMLPFYLSRFGNPHSRTHLYGWESESAVEAARASVAALVAADPKEIFFTSGATESNNISVKGLMRFHRARKRHVITTQTEHKCVLDSCRHLQQEGFEITYLPVRPDGLVDLGHLADAIRPDTGLVSVMAVNNEIGVVQPLEEIGRICSEKGVVFHTDAAQALGKIPIDVEKMGIGLMSLSGHKIYGPKGVGALYVRRRPRVRIEPQMNGGGQERGIRSGTVPTPLVVGMGAACEIALKEMDYDGRRISALQERLLNGIRAKLDGVVVNGSLEHRYPGNLNLSFAYVEGESLLMGLKEVAVSSGSACTSASLEPSYVLRALGVDEDMAHTSIRFGIGRFTTEAEVDKAIELTVRQVEKLREMSPLYEMVKEGIDIKSIQWAQH, via the coding sequence ATGGCCAACGCCGCCGCCTCTCGCCTCCTCCGCCGCGCCCTCAACCCTGCTGTCGCACGACGTCGCTTCTCAACCGCCGCAGTCGCTGCGGAGATCCCCCCGTCTCCTTTGCCTTCGGCTCCCGGAGAGGAGGAGGCCGGGATGGTCTCGATGAAGGGCGTCAGGATCTCTGGGCGCCCCCTTTACCTCGACATGCAGGCCACCACCCCCGTCGACCCCCGAGTCCTCGATGCGATGCTCCCCTTCTACCTCTCCCGCTTCGGTAACCCCCACTCGCGCACCCACCTCTACGGCTGGGAGTCCGAGTCCGCCGTCGAGGCCGCACGCGCCAGCGTTGCTGCCCTAGTCGCCGCCGATCCCAAGGAGATCTTTTTCACCTCCGGCGCCACCGAGTCCAACAACATCTCCGTCAAGGGCCTCATGCGCTTCCACCGCGCCCGCAAGCGCCATGTCATCACCACCCAGACCGAGCACAAGTGCGTCCTTGATTCCTGCCGGCACCTCCAGCAGGAAGGGTTCGAGATCACGTACCTCCCCGTCCGCCCCGACGGCCTCGTCGACCTCGGCCATCTAGCCGATGCCATCCGCCCGGACACCGGTCTCGTCTCTGTCATGGCCGTCAACAACGAGATCGGCGTCGTCCAGCCCCTCGAGGAGATTGGCCGCATTTGCAGCGAAAAGGGCGTCGTCTTTCACACCGACGCAGCTCAGGCCCTCGGCAAGATTCCCATCGACGTCGAGAAGATGGGAATCGGGCTCATGTCCCTCAGTGGGCACAAGATCTACGGCCCCAAGGGTGTTGGCGCTCTCTACGTTCGCCGCCGCCCCCGGGTCCGGATTGAGCCGCAGATGAACGGTGGCGGGCAGGAAAGGGGTATCCGGAGTGGGACTGTTCCCACGCCCCTCGTCGTTGGGATGGGCGCTGCATGTGAGATTGCGCTGAAGGAGATGGATTACGATGGCCGCCGGATCTCCGCCCTGCAAGAGAGGCTCTTGAATGGGATCAGAGCTAAGCTGGATGGCGTAGTGGTGAATGGGAGCTTGGAGCACCGGTATCCAGGGAACTTGAACCTATCCTTTGCGTATGTGGAGGGAGAGAGTCTGCTGATGGGGTTGAAGGAGGTGGCTGTCTCAAGCGGAAGTGCTTGCACAAGTGCCAGCCTTGAGCCCTCCTATGTACTGAGGGCACTTGGGGTGGACGAGGATATGGCACATACGTCCATAAGATTTGGGATTGGGAGATTCACGACGGAGGCTGAGGTTGACAAGGCGATAGAACTGACAGTACGGCAGGTGGAGAAGCTGAGGGAGATGAGCCCACTCTATGAGATGGTCAAGGAGGGGATCGATATCAAGAGCATCCAGTGGGCGCAACACTAA
- the LOC135623673 gene encoding uncharacterized protein LOC135623673, with amino-acid sequence MATTTTRSPSPNPSRPRTPDASVARKSCTAIASAFSEPHQRSAGGKSGVALAASSRASLEQRENERDLNCSASSKPSAVRARSPAPSSCCSAKGAKNFMAPTISAASKAVAASPKRRILAERNETVPVVRSSLTSLLDESPAPEEFPAKRRVSFGARPHQDSGVQGTPYVGGGGSEPRKIESEIKNRRSSGVLPSFHISPAAIAPLDADPSLPPYDPHTNYLSPRPRFLHYRPNPRIDQYLNQEGDLMDAGDGKRLEDSFSFESSEETPGQTEEEQQSTPGDDECSSPEVEAMEEETGESPVPESESNPKSTGKGRSFWHYKFAPLLLVLGIACIFGSFLGCPILSSSMLKTPVIPATDDVHVRDYLAVAALDLKELARKLSQWSFDSFARDTTLTSLPREKFGPFFMPNLTAANIEQRDDIDYSYIGTIVSNEHIGQGSAMEQPFEGEKQEESMEEHEVDIDHSCSATTLSNEHIDQGSAMEQPFEGEMQEESMEEHEVDIDHSYSATTLSNEHIDQVSEMEQPFEISVQQESMEEHEVDVSGDELKDDTESGDEKSGMEVTQGLEENDVTVEPEADDDVKESSLVEFESEKKIAEADDAKEMEEEAIVDGIESEKNIESELRKMQDIGPHDLVTQHDEVAGGQGDSGSSSSSASQTHEDSPSASGDERISKTVQSQDLSMYGSDGKHAMKLAAGLSSAVLLVACFTFLLMKRRQTSPSVDNPQIAPTKKVITKSVSGSSESHGHARGSPFQNTPVVDMLMMDSGPSEFSSSLQNSTSVGRRRATRKGEEEETESNERRLRRDSTVSSSSISYGSFTTYEKLSSKKGSRDEEVITPVRRSSRIRNHQIASP; translated from the exons ATGGCAACAACGACAACAAGATCGCCTTCCCCCAACCCGTCCCGACCCAGAACCCCCGACGCCAGCGTCGCCAGGAAGAGCTGCACCGCCATTGCCTCGGCCTTCTCAG AGCCCCATCAGAGGAGCGCCGGTGGCAAGTCGGGAGTGGCGTTGGCGGCGTCTTCGCGTGCGTCGCTCGAGCAAAGGGAGAACGAGAGGGACCTGAACTGCAGCGCCTCCTCCAAGCCCTCGGCCGTCAGGGCGAGGTCCCCCGCGCCGTCATCTTGTTGCTCGGCCAAGGGAGCCAAGAACTTCATGGCCCCCACGATCTCCGCCGCCTCCAAGGCCGTGGCCGCGTCGCCGAAGAGGAGGATCCTCGCGGAGAGGAACGAGACCGTGCCCGTCGTCCGGTCTTCCCTCACCTCGCTCTTGGACGAATCTCCGGCGCCAGAAGAGTTTCCTGCGAAGAGAAGGGTCAGTTTCGGTGCGCGGCCGCATCAAGACTCTGGCGTTCAAGGGACCCCGTACGTCGGTGGTGGCGGCAGCGAGCCAAGAAAGATCGAATCTGAGATCAAGAACCGTCGCTCTTCCGGTGTTCTTCCCTCCTTTCACATTTCTCCAGCGGCTATAGCTCCTTTGGACGCTGACCCATCTCTTCCTCCTTACGATCCCCACACCAATTACCTCTCCCCGAGGCCGCGATTCCTCCACTACCGTCCCAATCCTCGGATCGATCAGTACCTGAACCAAGAAGGCGACTTGATGGATGCAGGGGACGGGAAGCGACTCGAGGACAGCTTCTCCTTCGAAAGCTCTGAGGAGACACCTGGGCAGACCGAGGAAGAACAACAGTCCACACCGGGAGATGACGAGTGTTCATCCCCCGAGGTGGAAGCGATGGAAGAAGAAACAGGTGAAAGCCCTGTTCCTGAATCTGAATCCAACCCCAAATCCACGGGTAAAGGTCGCTCCTTTTGGCATTACAAGTTTGCTCCCCTTCTCCTAGTTTTGGGCATTGCTTGCATCTTTGGCTCCTTCCTTGGATGTCCTATTCTGTCATCTTCCATGCTGAAAACCCCAGTAATACCAGCCACTGATGATGTCCATGTAAGGGACTACCTAGCTGTTGCTGCTCTTGATCTTAAAGAACTAGCTAGAAAATTGAGCCAATGGTCATTCGATTCTTTTGCTCGTGACACTACTCTGACTTCCTTGCCAAGAGAAAAATTTGGTCCCTTTTTTATGCCTAACTTGACAGCCGCAAATATAGAGCAGAGAGACGACATAGATTACAGCTACATTGGAACGATCGTAAGCAATGAACATATTGGTCAGGGCAGCGCGATGGAGCAACCTTTTGAGGGAGAAAAGCAAGAGGAGAGTATGGAAGAACATGAAGTAGACATAGATCACAGCTGCAGTGCAACAACGCTTAGCAATGAACACATTGATCAGGGCAGCGCGATGGAGCAACCTTTTGAGGGAGAAATGCAAGAGGAGAGTATGGAAGAACATGAAGTAGACATAGATCACAGCTACAGTGCAACAACGCTTAGCAATGAACACATTGATCAGGTCAGCGAAATGGAGCAAccttttgagataagtgtgcaacagGAGAGCATGGAAGAACATGAAGTGGATGTCTCGGGAGATGAGCTAAAAGATGATACAGAGTCTGGGGATGAGAAGAGTGGAATGGAAGTAACACAAGGTCTGGAAGAAAATGATGTTACAGTGGAGCCAGAGGCTGATGATGATGTTAAAGAGAGCAGCCTTGTGGAATTTGAGAGTGAGAAGAAGATTGCAGAGGCTGATGATGccaaagaaatggaagaagaagCAATAGTTGATGGCATTGAATCCGAGAAGAATATTGAGTCGGAGCTCAGGAAAATGCAGGATATTGGTCCTCATGATCTTGTGACCCAACATGATGAAGTAGCAGGAGGTCAAGGTGATAGTGGCAGTTCATCATCTTCTGCTTCTCAAACACATGAAGACAGTCCTTCAGCATCTGGTGATGAAAGAATCTCTAAGACCGTCCAATCCCAAGACCTTTCGATGTATGGATCAGATGGTAAACATGCAATGAAGCTGGCAGCTGGGCTGTCTTCAGCAGTTCTGCTTGTTGCATGCTTTACCTTTCTTCTCATGAAGCGAAGGCAGACGTCTCCCTCGGTGGATAATCCCCAGATAGCTCCAACAAAGAAGGTGATCACCAAATCAGTCTCAGGCAGCAGTGAGAGCCATGGCCATGCCAGGGGGTCTCCTTTCCAGAATACCCCAGTGGTGGACATGCTGATGATGGATTCTGGTCCTTCAGAATTCAGCAGTAGCTTGCAGAACAGCACGTCTGTTGGCCGGAGGAGAGCAACCCGAAAAGGCGAGGAGGAAGAGACTGAAAGCAATGAGAGAAGGCTGAGAAGGGACTCTACAGTGTCATCCTCTTCCATTTCTTATGGAAGTTTCACTACCTATGAGAAGCTCTCTTCCAAGAAG GGCAGTAGAGATGAAGAGGTGATAACTCCAGTGAGAAGATCAAGCAGGATCAGAAACCACCAAATTGCTTCCccatga
- the LOC135623672 gene encoding photosystem I reaction center subunit III, chloroplastic-like, with protein MAALSSIPTLSKSLSPKLPKAVTCRLRLSISCSSSLPQQQQQQQHGEESVSSSLKTFSAALALSSLLLTSAAAPPPAAADISGLTPCKESKAFAKREKQSIKKLEASLNKYAPDSAPALAIKATIEKTKRRFENYGKFGLLCGSDGLPHLIVNGDQRHWGEFITPGLLFLYIAGWIGWVGRSYLIAIRDDKKPTMKEIIIDVPLATRLLWRGFIWPVAAYRELVNGELIAKDV; from the coding sequence ATGGCCGCCCTGTCCTCCATCCCCACCCTCTCCAAGTCCCTGTCCCCAAAGCTTCCCAAAGCTGTCACCTGTAGGCTTCGCTTGTCCATCTCTTGCTCCTCCTCTTTgcctcagcagcagcagcagcagcagcatggaGAAGAGTCCGTGTCTTCTTCTCTCAAGACGTTCTCCGCAGCCCTGGcgctctcctccctcctcctaaCCTCTGCCGCTGCGCCTCCCCCAGCCGCGGCCGACATCTCCGGCCTCACCCCCTGCAAGGAGTCCAAGGCCTTCGCGAAGCGCGAGAAGCAGTCGATCAAGAAGCTGGAAGCGTCGCTCAATAAGTACGCGCCGGACTCGGCGCCGGCGCTCGCCATCAAGGCCACCATCGAGAAGACCAAGCGGCGGTTCGAGAACTACGGCAAGTTCGGTCTCCTCTGCGGCTCCGACGGGCTGCCCCACCTCATCGTCAACGGCGATCAGCGGCACTGGGGCGAGTTCATCACCCCCGGCCTGCTCTTCCTCTACATCGCCGGCTGGATCGGGTGGGTAGGCCGCAGCTACCTCATCGCCATCCGCGACGACAAGAAGCCCACCATGAAGGAGATCATCATCGACGTGCCGCTCGCCACCAGGCTGCTGTGGAGGGGCTTCATCTGGCCGGTGGCTGCCTACCGGGAGCTCGTCAACGGCGAGCTAATTGCCAAGGACGTGTGA